A single genomic interval of Terriglobus albidus harbors:
- a CDS encoding ligand-binding sensor domain-containing diguanylate cyclase: MTRKSIVAALCACLLGVLATMAAAQHFAFRTYGLSEGLKSLSVRYIVQDAEGSLIICTEGGVYRYDGADFKRIVFNASDEQYVTGAARDNEGRVWFSTLRGLYTMDRTGVHAIPEPPAGFDFDLHATLTALPSEHGRLYFVSRRTLYVAEQRSAGWIVVPGFSPELVREHPQLKDITFVAGQDDRLWVGCGFEICSFSAAAGLHIYGAAENLPQQRWRVAFADSKHRLWVRSEASLYRLDRDAKAFVPAGLSLPSGALAARGTAIVEDKQGRILINLGEGLARLEGGNWNVLQGGEDLPVRMIDTLFVDRQGSVWVGWNGKGLGRWLGYDDTVNWTTMNGLRSDIVWNFARDRRDRMWVATESGLEMIEAGSRSIRQRAASSRIPLHRVQSIAMAADGHFWTGSDDGSVFDYDPATGEGHKVAQLTGVFQILRDSSGRMWICTLNGLYVVAPDNPSRSVQMITGNEAPSGQVYVGVEDKHNALWFIAGGGLFRLTGGTWTKIELPAAYHPTLSAQLSIGNDGTFWISGNEPNLVHLRVRGNKAELLEPIPWASGDAKVFLVKTDSRGWIWAGTGEGLYLFNGSRWSHCGVEDGLVWNDINSNSFYEDKDGTVWIGTSGGMTHFVHPEHLFTQEQLTAQIAEVKIGEKPLTLFHEGEVPWGRDSLTAHLVSTDFQRESSITFRYRMVGLEEDWQDTPQHDLRYPALPAGKYRLEVVAVDEGTGRKSETASAEFRILPPWWKTRTMWAVYILSPLLLCLLVWRWSVRFFVQRQRHLEAIVQERTRELEQEKRELLKARQELQIQATHDSLTGLLNRGAIMEHLEQEVERARREGATFALLLLDIDHFKRVNDTWGHSAGDYVLREYARRLGALARPYDVVGRYGGEEMMMLLPGLTRLTASTRLPELHAELCAEPIGCSGHYINITCSIGVSWYELGRSTAQRLIDLADDALYRAKDEGRNRIVFADEDVPDMAAMRN; this comes from the coding sequence ATGACGCGAAAATCTATCGTCGCTGCACTGTGCGCATGCCTTTTGGGCGTGTTGGCCACGATGGCGGCGGCGCAGCATTTTGCGTTTCGCACCTACGGGCTCTCTGAGGGGCTGAAGAGTTTAAGCGTTCGCTACATCGTGCAGGATGCCGAGGGGTCGCTGATCATCTGCACCGAGGGAGGCGTGTACCGGTACGACGGAGCCGACTTCAAACGAATCGTATTCAACGCATCGGACGAGCAGTACGTTACCGGCGCGGCTCGCGACAATGAGGGCCGCGTCTGGTTCTCGACGCTACGCGGGCTCTACACGATGGATCGTACCGGGGTGCATGCCATCCCCGAACCGCCGGCCGGTTTCGACTTCGATCTGCACGCAACGCTGACCGCGCTGCCCAGCGAGCATGGCCGGCTTTACTTCGTCAGCCGGAGAACGCTTTACGTCGCAGAACAGCGCTCCGCCGGATGGATCGTTGTTCCGGGATTTTCTCCTGAGCTTGTCCGTGAGCATCCGCAGTTGAAGGACATCACGTTTGTCGCCGGCCAGGACGACCGCCTCTGGGTCGGTTGCGGATTCGAGATCTGTTCTTTCTCGGCTGCGGCGGGACTGCATATCTACGGAGCCGCGGAGAACCTGCCGCAGCAGCGCTGGCGCGTGGCATTTGCAGACAGCAAACACCGGCTGTGGGTAAGGAGTGAGGCATCGCTCTACCGGCTGGACCGTGATGCGAAAGCATTTGTTCCTGCAGGACTGAGTCTGCCGAGTGGAGCTCTTGCCGCGCGCGGAACTGCAATCGTCGAGGACAAGCAGGGCCGCATCCTTATCAATCTGGGCGAGGGCCTGGCGCGTCTGGAAGGCGGCAACTGGAACGTGCTGCAAGGCGGCGAGGATCTCCCCGTCCGCATGATCGATACACTCTTCGTCGATCGGCAGGGTTCCGTCTGGGTGGGCTGGAACGGCAAAGGTCTGGGGCGGTGGCTTGGATACGACGACACCGTGAACTGGACAACGATGAACGGCTTGCGATCGGACATCGTGTGGAACTTTGCCCGCGATCGCAGAGACCGCATGTGGGTTGCAACCGAGAGCGGTCTCGAGATGATTGAAGCGGGAAGCCGATCGATCAGACAGCGAGCCGCATCCAGCAGAATTCCGCTTCACCGCGTGCAGTCGATTGCGATGGCAGCCGATGGACACTTCTGGACAGGAAGCGACGACGGCAGTGTCTTTGACTACGATCCGGCTACCGGCGAGGGACACAAGGTGGCTCAGCTCACAGGAGTCTTCCAGATCCTTCGCGACAGCTCGGGACGTATGTGGATCTGCACGCTGAACGGACTCTATGTTGTGGCGCCCGATAATCCTTCGCGGAGCGTACAGATGATCACCGGCAACGAAGCTCCATCAGGGCAGGTCTATGTCGGTGTGGAGGACAAGCACAACGCTCTCTGGTTTATTGCTGGGGGCGGCCTGTTCCGGCTGACGGGCGGGACGTGGACAAAGATCGAGCTTCCGGCCGCATACCATCCCACGCTTTCTGCACAGCTCAGCATTGGCAACGACGGCACCTTCTGGATCTCAGGCAACGAGCCCAACCTTGTGCATCTTCGCGTGCGCGGCAACAAGGCAGAGCTGCTGGAGCCGATACCGTGGGCCAGCGGCGATGCCAAAGTCTTCCTGGTAAAGACCGACAGCCGCGGCTGGATCTGGGCCGGGACAGGAGAAGGCCTCTACCTCTTCAACGGCAGCCGATGGAGCCACTGCGGTGTAGAAGACGGTCTGGTTTGGAACGACATTAACAGCAACAGCTTCTACGAAGATAAGGATGGTACGGTCTGGATCGGCACCAGCGGAGGCATGACGCACTTCGTGCATCCGGAACACCTTTTCACGCAGGAACAGCTGACGGCGCAGATTGCCGAGGTGAAGATCGGCGAGAAGCCGCTGACGCTCTTTCATGAAGGAGAAGTCCCGTGGGGCCGCGACTCCTTGACGGCGCATCTTGTCTCCACTGACTTTCAGCGCGAGAGCTCGATCACCTTCCGCTATCGCATGGTAGGTCTGGAAGAAGACTGGCAGGATACGCCGCAGCACGACCTGCGTTATCCGGCACTGCCGGCGGGTAAGTATCGTCTTGAGGTTGTCGCGGTGGATGAAGGAACCGGACGCAAGTCCGAGACGGCGTCGGCTGAGTTTCGCATTCTTCCGCCATGGTGGAAGACGCGGACGATGTGGGCGGTCTATATCCTGTCGCCGCTATTGCTATGCCTGCTGGTGTGGCGCTGGAGCGTGCGTTTCTTCGTCCAGCGGCAGCGCCATCTGGAAGCGATTGTGCAGGAACGCACACGCGAGCTGGAGCAGGAGAAACGTGAGCTGCTCAAGGCGCGGCAGGAGCTGCAGATTCAGGCGACACACGACTCACTGACCGGGCTTCTCAATCGCGGCGCGATCATGGAGCACCTGGAGCAGGAGGTCGAGCGGGCCCGCCGCGAGGGCGCCACCTTTGCTCTGCTTCTATTGGATATCGATCACTTCAAGCGAGTGAACGATACCTGGGGACACTCGGCAGGTGACTATGTGCTGCGTGAATATGCGCGGCGCCTGGGTGCGCTGGCACGCCCGTACGACGTAGTGGGCCGCTATGGCGGTGAAGAGATGATGATGCTGCTTCCCGGTCTGACCCGGTTGACAGCAAGCACGCGCCTGCCTGAACTGCATGCGGAGCTTTGTGCGGAGCCGATTGGCTGCAGCGGACACTACATCAATATCACCTGCTCGATCGGAGTGAGCTGGTATGAGCTTGGACGCAGCACGGCGCAACGTCTGATCGATCTGGCTGACGACGCTCTCTATCGTGCGAAGGATGAAGGCAGAAATCGCATCGTCTTCGCTGATGAGGATGTGCCCGATATGGCGGCAATGAGGAACTAA
- a CDS encoding TonB-dependent siderophore receptor, whose product MHLNRFLTRAYTCALLLLLCSAAIAEDKSTTPDTTEDENPPVACAQTPGSPSRILSGVVTDPSGAGVAHAQLTLTCDSFRVTATTDSAGTYTLTAPAGNYRLLVEAATFGNASQDVTLTDASTVVNPVVRLGQVHSVVTVTGENEYSVSVASGGTKTDLPLSEVPQAITVINRDLMNAQNVVKLDDALRNVAGVMAGGYYDGWDYYRIRGFDASFNTYIDGLRGGNGMSEETWGLESVEVLKGPSSALYGQSVLGGLVNIVTRKPIPDRFAHVQLTAGSFNFLDPAIDVGGSLNSSRTVYGRLAALYHSANTFVDHTYRHRYYLAPSLTWRPTAATSLTLIGRVQRDNGRQGMPLPAVGTVLPNPNGLLPINVYNGELDAHANQLAQANQQFGYQFRHTFSDRLLLRQNSRFAWYQQHWNRIYYPSFLGADQRTLYRYPLDWDGPWQTHDIDTNMEAKGSFWGMEHSALLGVDFYRNPANSRGWSIDFSDLSQYEPLDLYAPKYGANPYRALQLYTSSNTVTQYTGIYLQDHIRLPRHVTITGGGRVDFAKNESKGSPNQNSTGLTPRLGVTWQFIPSTSIYGSFSKSFMPQSGMVYDGSTSGHFIAPERGQQWEGGAKSTFFGGRLLTTLAIFQLNRNNVATSDPAHANFYLVTGQQRSRGVELEATLHPLAGWNVTSAYSYINAEVTHDTTLPAGTPTLNAPKHLFNLWTTYEIPRGKIRGLTFGAGGRHFTNQSGDLANTFQLPGYGLVDASISYRRGPAMWQLNANNIGNKRYYSGSYNDLYVKPGEPRVIRGTVSWNF is encoded by the coding sequence ATGCATCTAAACCGGTTTCTGACCAGGGCATACACCTGCGCCTTGTTGCTTCTTCTCTGCTCCGCCGCGATTGCGGAAGACAAGAGTACGACACCCGATACAACCGAGGATGAGAATCCGCCGGTCGCCTGCGCCCAGACGCCGGGCAGCCCTTCCCGAATCCTTTCAGGCGTCGTCACCGATCCCTCCGGCGCAGGTGTCGCCCACGCGCAGCTCACCCTAACCTGCGACAGCTTCCGGGTGACCGCCACGACCGATTCCGCCGGAACATACACACTCACCGCACCTGCCGGAAACTATCGCCTGCTGGTCGAAGCTGCGACCTTCGGCAATGCCAGCCAGGACGTCACGCTGACCGACGCCTCCACGGTCGTGAACCCGGTGGTGCGTCTTGGCCAGGTACATAGCGTGGTCACGGTCACGGGAGAGAACGAGTACTCGGTCTCGGTCGCCAGCGGCGGCACCAAGACCGACCTTCCGCTCAGCGAAGTCCCGCAAGCCATCACCGTCATCAATCGCGATCTGATGAACGCACAGAATGTCGTCAAGCTGGATGACGCGCTCAGGAATGTTGCCGGTGTGATGGCCGGCGGCTACTACGACGGCTGGGATTACTACCGCATCCGCGGCTTCGATGCCTCGTTCAACACCTACATCGATGGCCTGCGCGGCGGCAACGGCATGTCAGAAGAGACCTGGGGACTGGAGTCCGTCGAAGTGCTCAAAGGGCCATCGTCCGCTCTGTATGGACAGAGCGTTCTCGGCGGCCTGGTCAACATCGTTACCCGCAAGCCCATACCCGATCGCTTTGCGCATGTGCAGCTGACCGCCGGCTCCTTCAACTTCCTCGATCCTGCTATTGATGTAGGCGGATCACTGAACTCGTCGCGCACCGTGTACGGCCGGCTTGCAGCGCTGTATCACTCGGCGAATACGTTTGTGGACCACACTTATCGCCATCGCTACTACCTGGCTCCGTCGCTGACATGGCGTCCTACAGCGGCAACCTCGCTGACACTGATCGGCCGCGTGCAGCGCGACAACGGCCGCCAGGGCATGCCGCTGCCTGCAGTCGGCACCGTGCTTCCCAATCCCAACGGACTGCTTCCGATCAATGTCTACAACGGCGAGCTGGACGCGCACGCTAACCAGCTCGCGCAGGCTAACCAGCAGTTCGGCTACCAGTTCCGCCATACCTTCAGCGATCGCCTTTTGCTGCGGCAGAACTCCCGCTTCGCCTGGTATCAGCAGCATTGGAACCGCATCTACTATCCATCGTTCCTCGGCGCCGATCAGCGGACACTCTATCGCTATCCGCTGGACTGGGATGGGCCCTGGCAGACGCACGACATCGACACCAACATGGAAGCCAAAGGCAGCTTCTGGGGCATGGAGCACAGCGCTCTGCTCGGTGTGGACTTCTACCGCAACCCTGCAAACTCACGCGGCTGGTCCATCGACTTCAGCGACCTTTCGCAGTATGAGCCGCTGGATCTCTACGCCCCCAAATATGGAGCGAACCCTTATCGCGCACTGCAGCTCTACACCAGCAGCAATACGGTGACGCAGTATACCGGCATCTATCTGCAGGACCACATCCGTCTGCCGCGGCACGTCACCATCACCGGCGGTGGACGCGTGGACTTCGCTAAGAACGAATCGAAGGGATCGCCCAACCAGAACTCCACCGGCCTGACGCCGCGCCTTGGTGTCACCTGGCAGTTCATTCCATCCACATCGATCTACGGCAGCTTCAGCAAGAGCTTCATGCCGCAGTCGGGCATGGTCTATGACGGCAGCACCAGCGGACACTTCATCGCTCCGGAGCGCGGACAGCAGTGGGAGGGCGGTGCGAAGTCGACCTTCTTCGGTGGCCGCCTGCTCACCACGCTGGCCATCTTCCAGTTGAACCGCAACAACGTTGCCACCAGCGACCCCGCACACGCGAACTTCTATCTCGTCACCGGCCAGCAGCGCAGCCGCGGCGTCGAGCTGGAAGCGACCCTGCATCCGCTCGCGGGCTGGAACGTCACCTCTGCCTACTCCTATATCAATGCTGAGGTTACGCACGACACGACCCTGCCCGCGGGCACACCGACGCTGAACGCTCCAAAGCATCTGTTCAACCTCTGGACGACCTATGAGATTCCGCGCGGCAAGATTCGCGGACTCACCTTCGGCGCAGGCGGCCGCCACTTCACCAACCAGTCCGGAGATCTGGCTAACACCTTCCAGCTTCCCGGCTACGGCTTGGTTGATGCATCGATCAGCTATCGCCGCGGACCCGCGATGTGGCAGCTCAACGCGAACAACATCGGCAACAAGCGCTACTACAGCGGTTCGTACAACGACCTCTACGTCAAACCCGGCGAGCCCCGCGTCATTCGCGGCACCGTCTCGTGGAATTTCTAA
- a CDS encoding PepSY-associated TM helix domain-containing protein gives MIATLLHHPRKLWLRRALFQVHLWLGVLLSLYVIVIGLSGATLVFQDEIRKASMRHVSFDKDHVAPVSAVIATAQQFFPAWRLTFISPPQPQNPRWTLYFEDTRKKDHTIFADAATGAPYQSQRKLFIDYVLDLHVNLLMGETGFILNCSAGIGLLVLAITGAVLWWPGIKLWTRGLFVSLRRGWKRINYDAHNAIGIWTLLIVSWWGVTAVYFLFPLKIAAVVNVVSPLIGMKQPQAPEPSAGTSIAKMEDILIHQQEVSPGYLTGIGLPEKPGGNVTLYIDRRSPGDFSLRDIDTFDGHTGKLLTVWHYGENKSLGDWFLWLMYPLHFGTLWGLPVKILWCLLGLCLPVLSITGLLMYWNRYLRTRWRALL, from the coding sequence ATGATCGCTACGCTTCTTCACCATCCACGAAAGCTCTGGCTGCGCCGGGCGCTCTTCCAGGTGCATCTCTGGCTGGGCGTTCTGCTCTCGCTGTATGTCATCGTCATCGGCCTGAGCGGAGCGACGCTGGTCTTTCAGGATGAGATCCGCAAAGCCAGCATGCGGCATGTCTCCTTCGATAAGGACCACGTCGCACCCGTCAGTGCCGTCATCGCTACTGCGCAGCAATTCTTCCCCGCATGGCGGCTGACCTTTATCTCACCACCGCAGCCGCAGAACCCACGCTGGACGCTCTACTTCGAAGACACGCGCAAGAAAGACCACACCATCTTCGCGGATGCGGCCACAGGTGCTCCTTATCAAAGTCAGCGCAAGCTCTTCATCGACTACGTACTGGACCTGCACGTCAACCTGCTGATGGGCGAGACCGGCTTCATCCTGAACTGCTCGGCCGGCATCGGCCTGCTGGTGCTCGCCATCACCGGAGCCGTTCTGTGGTGGCCTGGCATCAAGCTGTGGACGCGCGGTCTCTTCGTCTCGCTTCGCCGTGGATGGAAGCGCATCAACTACGACGCGCATAACGCCATCGGCATATGGACGCTGTTGATTGTGAGCTGGTGGGGCGTCACCGCCGTCTACTTCCTCTTCCCTCTCAAGATCGCCGCTGTGGTGAATGTTGTCTCGCCGTTGATCGGGATGAAGCAGCCGCAAGCGCCGGAGCCTTCAGCAGGCACGTCAATTGCGAAGATGGAAGACATCCTCATCCATCAGCAGGAGGTCTCCCCCGGATACCTGACCGGCATCGGCCTGCCGGAGAAGCCCGGCGGCAATGTCACCCTCTATATTGACCGCCGTAGCCCCGGCGACTTCAGCCTGCGCGACATCGACACCTTCGACGGCCACACCGGCAAACTTCTTACCGTCTGGCACTACGGGGAGAACAAGTCTCTCGGTGACTGGTTCCTGTGGCTGATGTATCCGCTGCACTTCGGCACACTGTGGGGTCTTCCGGTAAAGATTCTGTGGTGTCTGCTGGGGCTTTGTCTGCCGGTACTGAGCATCACCGGTCTGCTGATGTACTGGAACCGGTATCTGCGAACACGCTGGCGGGCTTTGCTTTAA
- a CDS encoding Ig-like domain-containing protein, protein MRSLLLASLLLCVVYVVPASATVAVSSPINNSTVSSSARVAATATTPCAKGVASMGVYVDNSLRYTVVGIKLDTSVALTPGSHLIVVTEWNYCGGSSTASINVTYPPTAGVTVTSPANNSTVGTPAMFVASATTNCPTGIAAIGVYANDKLLYTAAGSTLNAPITLGLGQQNTVVQEWDNCGGYTKTPVKVTVTGTTLKNLQAAPGWNQWGQLPPIYDICDAPCAGVTWSMKQHLITPSKSGNATQFNLGGTVPYSAVLFSNPVLGQGNKMGLTDDSHTLLPTLNNFIYDADVYITNWDITQLQEFDVNMYAAGLGMEWGTECNHLNGNVWDYWNNVEAKWVPTSIPCTMKTGWNHVTLQVQRKPNNDLLYQSVTVNGVVYPMNITVAPKKIPVGWWGMTINYQIGGNYKIAANTTYIDNLHFTYW, encoded by the coding sequence ATGAGATCCTTGCTCCTGGCGTCTTTGCTTCTCTGTGTCGTCTATGTTGTACCCGCCTCCGCGACAGTCGCGGTTTCTTCTCCCATCAATAATTCGACCGTCAGCTCATCTGCCCGTGTAGCTGCCACAGCGACCACTCCGTGCGCGAAAGGCGTTGCGTCGATGGGCGTGTACGTCGATAACAGCCTGAGATATACAGTAGTGGGCATTAAACTCGACACCTCCGTGGCACTGACACCCGGATCTCATCTCATCGTGGTCACTGAATGGAATTACTGCGGCGGTTCGAGCACTGCTTCCATCAACGTGACCTACCCTCCGACCGCGGGCGTCACCGTCACCTCCCCCGCGAACAACAGCACCGTCGGAACCCCCGCGATGTTTGTGGCCAGCGCAACCACAAATTGCCCGACGGGCATCGCCGCCATCGGCGTCTATGCCAACGACAAGCTGCTCTATACGGCTGCGGGCTCCACCTTGAATGCGCCGATTACCCTTGGCCTGGGTCAGCAAAATACCGTCGTTCAGGAGTGGGACAACTGCGGCGGCTATACCAAAACGCCCGTCAAGGTTACAGTGACGGGTACAACGCTCAAGAACCTGCAGGCTGCCCCAGGATGGAATCAGTGGGGGCAATTGCCGCCCATTTATGACATCTGCGATGCTCCTTGTGCCGGAGTCACCTGGTCGATGAAGCAGCATCTGATCACACCATCGAAGAGCGGTAACGCCACCCAGTTCAATCTTGGCGGTACAGTTCCATACTCCGCCGTCCTCTTCTCCAATCCCGTACTTGGCCAGGGCAATAAGATGGGGCTTACGGACGACAGCCACACGCTGCTTCCGACACTCAACAACTTCATCTATGACGCAGATGTCTACATCACCAACTGGGACATTACGCAGTTACAAGAGTTCGACGTCAACATGTATGCCGCCGGGCTGGGGATGGAATGGGGAACGGAGTGCAATCACCTCAATGGCAACGTATGGGATTACTGGAATAACGTCGAGGCCAAATGGGTTCCGACGTCTATTCCATGCACCATGAAGACGGGCTGGAACCATGTCACGCTCCAGGTGCAAAGAAAGCCTAACAACGATCTCCTCTATCAGTCCGTAACCGTCAATGGAGTTGTATATCCCATGAACATCACAGTAGCTCCGAAAAAGATCCCTGTCGGCTGGTGGGGCATGACGATCAACTATCAGATTGGTGGGAACTACAAAATCGCAGCCAACACTACCTATATCGACAATCTGCACTTTACGTACTGGTAG
- a CDS encoding HNH endonuclease yields the protein MSTARIMVGGWVDRKSVPKGANGRGLCRWCNLEVPRGRFTFCSEFCVHEWKLRSQPGYLREQVFLRDKGICARCEVDTIAAARTLRYSRGSRRQELLQHWGLRTRSRKSLWDADHILPVSEGGGECDLDNIRTLCLRCHRIATGKLRERRRQAKSAIERHPVVVSSGASSIMHPTT from the coding sequence ATGAGCACCGCACGCATCATGGTTGGAGGTTGGGTCGACCGAAAATCGGTACCCAAAGGCGCGAATGGTCGCGGTCTGTGCCGCTGGTGCAATTTAGAAGTCCCTCGCGGACGCTTCACGTTCTGTTCGGAGTTCTGCGTGCATGAATGGAAGTTGCGATCGCAGCCTGGCTATCTGCGGGAGCAGGTTTTTCTGAGAGACAAAGGCATCTGTGCGCGATGCGAGGTAGATACTATCGCTGCTGCCCGGACTCTCCGGTACTCGCGCGGAAGCCGCCGGCAGGAGCTGTTGCAGCACTGGGGGCTTCGCACCCGCTCTCGTAAGAGTCTTTGGGATGCTGACCATATTCTGCCGGTGAGCGAGGGCGGGGGCGAATGCGACCTCGACAATATCCGCACACTTTGCCTGCGCTGTCATCGGATCGCCACTGGGAAACTCCGGGAGCGCCGGCGGCAGGCAAAATCGGCCATCGAGCGACATCCCGTCGTCGTTTCGAGCGGCGCCTCCAGCATCATGCACCCTACCACATAG
- a CDS encoding molybdopterin cofactor-binding domain-containing protein, which yields MKIMLPASSPASSQEFLPQLTRRGFLKTGGALFVSLATPRLTAQASQAVSQREMPVTSWLELHDDGKVIVRTGRAEIGTGMSGFYTQIVAEELCIRPETISLIMGDTDRTPDGGYSAGFLTGAENLRKVAAYTYQALLSLASKKLNLSADLLTVSDGVVSGDGRTISYAELVRNQQLDLTIPVSGEAARVDPKAWNGLSGLDGLVVLGNPPMRPLSGYGVVGSSYPMPGIPDKVTGRTQWTCDVTLPNMLHARVVRPPTLGSTLIAAGTLDKTKFPSAQVVVKKNLVAVVSPNEWEAVRASRAVASATKWTEWAGLPGSDKLTAFLRSYPWKAPSEAKGSIEETAAALSTSVKQVSATYEQPFIKHAPIGPFVAVADVHTDGSAIVWSHSANVQGLRAQIANTLSTTVDKVVVRWLDHAAQFGRTTFGGDGAEGDAAILSQMLQRPVCVQWMLQDDFAWSASSPGWVEEITCGLDANNRITALKSSFYSTQSNDARIVGAILAGMPTSDPKPGYWIATEWPYDGIPHRREEVYGTPNLGSDAPSGVGMRGLIMRTPGQRQQNFAIEALLNEAAASAGLDPIAFRLSLTSDQRLIELVQATAKAAEWQPRPSPNPKVRSKDGKELYGRGMCLMMRQNGYWVGIAEIIVTPSTGVIQVTRFTIGAEPGKIINPRQLERCMLSGVVMGISEALKEEVTFDTGKITSTNWSSYKILTMAEMPEIKTVQISRDDKGYGGGSEAANAVCPAAVAAAFHDATGIHPRRIPLTPAYVSGLLKVARVS from the coding sequence ATGAAGATCATGCTTCCGGCTTCGAGCCCCGCGTCCTCTCAAGAGTTTCTGCCGCAGCTTACCCGTCGCGGTTTTCTCAAGACCGGAGGCGCACTGTTCGTCTCCCTGGCAACGCCGCGACTTACGGCACAAGCATCGCAGGCTGTATCGCAGCGCGAGATGCCGGTCACCTCCTGGCTTGAGCTGCACGATGACGGCAAAGTCATCGTGCGCACCGGGCGCGCTGAGATCGGCACCGGCATGAGCGGTTTCTATACGCAGATCGTCGCCGAGGAGCTCTGCATCCGGCCCGAAACCATCTCCCTCATCATGGGCGATACCGACCGTACGCCCGACGGTGGTTATTCCGCCGGCTTTCTTACCGGAGCCGAGAATCTCCGCAAAGTGGCTGCCTATACCTATCAGGCGCTGTTGAGCCTGGCATCGAAGAAGCTGAATCTGTCCGCGGATCTACTTACGGTTAGCGATGGTGTCGTCTCCGGCGATGGGCGAACGATCAGCTATGCCGAGCTTGTCCGCAATCAGCAACTCGATCTCACCATCCCTGTCTCCGGCGAAGCCGCTCGCGTCGATCCGAAGGCGTGGAACGGTCTCTCCGGGCTCGACGGACTTGTCGTGCTGGGCAATCCGCCGATGCGGCCGTTGAGCGGGTATGGGGTCGTAGGGAGCTCCTACCCGATGCCCGGCATCCCCGACAAGGTGACCGGCCGCACGCAGTGGACGTGCGATGTCACACTGCCGAACATGCTGCATGCACGCGTCGTGCGTCCTCCAACGCTGGGCTCGACGCTGATCGCGGCAGGCACGCTCGACAAGACGAAGTTCCCCAGTGCACAGGTTGTCGTGAAGAAGAACCTGGTTGCCGTGGTCTCGCCCAATGAGTGGGAGGCCGTCCGGGCCTCGCGCGCTGTTGCCTCTGCGACGAAGTGGACAGAGTGGGCAGGCCTGCCTGGCAGTGACAAGCTCACCGCCTTTCTGCGCAGTTATCCATGGAAGGCTCCCTCGGAAGCGAAAGGCAGCATTGAGGAGACAGCAGCCGCACTCAGCACATCCGTAAAGCAGGTCTCCGCCACCTACGAGCAGCCCTTTATCAAACATGCCCCCATCGGCCCTTTCGTAGCCGTGGCCGACGTTCATACGGACGGCTCGGCGATCGTATGGTCCCACTCAGCCAATGTCCAGGGGCTGCGCGCGCAGATCGCCAATACGCTTTCAACCACCGTCGATAAGGTCGTGGTGCGCTGGCTCGATCATGCCGCGCAGTTCGGCCGCACGACCTTCGGCGGAGACGGCGCCGAAGGTGACGCAGCGATCCTCTCCCAGATGCTGCAACGGCCGGTGTGTGTGCAATGGATGTTGCAGGACGACTTCGCCTGGTCCGCCAGCTCTCCCGGCTGGGTGGAAGAGATCACCTGTGGCCTCGATGCGAACAACCGGATCACCGCTCTCAAAAGCTCGTTCTATTCAACGCAATCGAACGACGCACGCATCGTTGGAGCGATCCTTGCCGGCATGCCCACCAGCGATCCGAAGCCGGGTTATTGGATTGCGACCGAGTGGCCCTATGATGGCATTCCGCATCGCCGGGAAGAGGTCTACGGCACGCCTAACCTTGGCAGCGATGCACCGAGCGGCGTCGGCATGCGCGGACTCATCATGCGCACTCCCGGACAGCGACAGCAGAACTTCGCCATTGAAGCGCTTCTCAATGAGGCGGCTGCGTCGGCGGGCCTAGATCCGATCGCGTTTCGTCTCTCCCTCACATCTGACCAGCGTCTTATCGAACTCGTACAGGCCACGGCGAAGGCAGCGGAATGGCAACCGCGGCCGTCACCCAATCCCAAGGTCCGCAGTAAAGATGGGAAGGAACTGTATGGGCGGGGAATGTGCCTGATGATGCGTCAGAACGGCTACTGGGTCGGTATCGCAGAGATCATCGTTACGCCATCGACGGGAGTGATCCAGGTGACGCGGTTCACCATCGGCGCAGAACCGGGCAAGATCATCAATCCTCGCCAGCTCGAACGCTGCATGCTCAGCGGTGTTGTCATGGGTATCAGTGAAGCCCTGAAAGAAGAGGTCACCTTCGACACCGGCAAGATCACCAGCACCAACTGGAGCAGCTACAAGATCCTGACCATGGCCGAGATGCCGGAGATCAAGACCGTGCAGATCTCTCGCGATGACAAAGGCTATGGCGGCGGTTCCGAGGCTGCAAATGCGGTGTGCCCAGCCGCCGTAGCGGCGGCCTTCCACGACGCTACAGGCATTCATCCCAGGCGAATTCCGCTTACGCCTGCTTATGTTAGTGGGTTGTTGAAGGTAGCAAGAGTTTCATAG